The Streptomyces sp. HUAS MG91 sequence ACACCCCAGCATCAGGCGAAGGTCTCCGAACGGGAGGCCCGGCAGGTCGCCGAGGCCGCACGCGAACAGGACTGGCGCAAGCCCAGTTTCGCGAAGGAGCTCTTCCTCGGCCGGTTCCGGATCGACCTCATCCACCCGCACCCCATGCCCGCCGACGAGGACGCGCAGCGCGGCGAGGAGTTTCTGGCCAAGCTCCGCGACTTCTGCGAGACGGAGATCGACTCCGCCCGCATCGAGCGCGAGGCGAGGATCCCCGACGAGACGGTCAACGGGCTCAAGGAGCTCGGCGCGCTCGGCATGAAGATCGACACGAAGTACGGCGGGCTCGGCCTCACCCAGGTGTACTACAACAAGTCGCTCGCCCTGGTCGGCTCCGCGTCCCCGGCGATCGGCGCCCTGCTCTCCGCGCACCAGTCCATCGGCGTACCGCAGCCGCTGAAGCTGTTCGGGACGCAGGAGCAGAAGGACACGTTCCTGCCGCGCTGCGCCCGCACCGACATCAGCGCGTTCCTGCTGACCGAGCCCGACGTCGGCTCCGACCCGGCCCGGCTCGCTACCACCGCCGTCCCCGACGGCGACTCCTACGTCCTCGACGGCGTGAAGCTGTGGACGACGAACGGCGTCGTCGCCGATCTGCTCGTCGTCATGGCGCGCGTCCCGAAGTCCGAGGGGCACAGGGGCGGCATCACCGCGTTCGTGGTGGAGGCCGCGTCCGAGGGCATCACGGTCGAGAACCGCAACGCCTTCATGGGCCTGCGCGGCCTGGAGAACGGCGTCACGCGCTTCGACCGGGTACGGGTGCCCGCCGCGAACCGGATCGGCCCGGAGGGCGCCGGACTGAAGATCGCGCTCACCACCCTCAACACCGGACGCCTCTCGCTGCCCGCCATGTGCGTCGGCGCCGGCAAGTGGTGCCTGAAGATCGCCCGCGAGTGGTCGGCGGCCCGCGAGCAGTGGGGCAAGCCGGTCGCGTTCCACGAGGCGGTCGGCGCGAAGATCAGCTTCATCGCGGCGACCACGTTCGCCCTGGAGGCCGTCGTCGACCTCTCCTCGCAGATGGCCGACGAGGACCGCAACGACATCCGCATCGAGGCCGCCCTCGCCAAGCTCTACGGCTCCGAGATGAGCTGTCTGATGGCGGACGAGCTGGTGCAGATCCGCGGCGGCCGCGGCTTCGAGACCGCCGAATCCCTCGCCGCCCGCGGCGAACGCGCGGTCCCCGCCGAGCAGATGCTGCGCGACCTGCGCATCAACCGCATCTTCGAGGGCTCCACCGAGATCATGCACCTGCTGATCGCGCGCGAGGCCGTCGACGCCCACCTGTCCGTCGCCGGCGACCTCATCGACCCCGACAAGTCCCTGTCCGACAAGGCGCGGGCGGGCGCGAAGGCGGGCGGCTTCTACGCCCGCTGGCTGCCCAAGCTGGTCGCGGGCCCCGGCCAGCTCCCGCGCTCGTACGGCGAATTCCACCCGGCGGGCCACCGCGACCTGTCCGGCCATCTGCGCTACGTCGAGCGCTCGGCCCGCAAGCTGGCCCGCTCCACCTTCTACGCCATGTCCCGCTGGCAGGGCCGCATGGAGACCAAGCAGGGCTTCCTCGGCCGCATCGTCGACATCGGCGCCGAACTGTTCGCGATGAGCGCGGCCTGCGTACGCGCCGAACTCCTGCGCACCACCGAGGAGTACGGCCGCGAGGCGTACCAGCTCGCCGACGTCTTCTGCGGTCAGGCCCGCATCCGCGTCGACGAACTCTTCGACCGGCTGTGGACCAACACCGACGAACTGGACCGCA is a genomic window containing:
- a CDS encoding acyl-CoA dehydrogenase family protein, with amino-acid sequence MSATPQHQAKVSEREARQVAEAAREQDWRKPSFAKELFLGRFRIDLIHPHPMPADEDAQRGEEFLAKLRDFCETEIDSARIEREARIPDETVNGLKELGALGMKIDTKYGGLGLTQVYYNKSLALVGSASPAIGALLSAHQSIGVPQPLKLFGTQEQKDTFLPRCARTDISAFLLTEPDVGSDPARLATTAVPDGDSYVLDGVKLWTTNGVVADLLVVMARVPKSEGHRGGITAFVVEAASEGITVENRNAFMGLRGLENGVTRFDRVRVPAANRIGPEGAGLKIALTTLNTGRLSLPAMCVGAGKWCLKIAREWSAAREQWGKPVAFHEAVGAKISFIAATTFALEAVVDLSSQMADEDRNDIRIEAALAKLYGSEMSCLMADELVQIRGGRGFETAESLAARGERAVPAEQMLRDLRINRIFEGSTEIMHLLIAREAVDAHLSVAGDLIDPDKSLSDKARAGAKAGGFYARWLPKLVAGPGQLPRSYGEFHPAGHRDLSGHLRYVERSARKLARSTFYAMSRWQGRMETKQGFLGRIVDIGAELFAMSAACVRAELLRTTEEYGREAYQLADVFCGQARIRVDELFDRLWTNTDELDRKVVKGVLGGTYTWLEQGVVDPSGDGPWIADATPGASKRENVHRPIR